One Ignavibacterium sp. DNA segment encodes these proteins:
- a CDS encoding acetate--CoA ligase family protein encodes MDSVFDQYFYPDTICIVGASSKPKSLGYELTKSVKQYGYTGDLALVNPKADEILGFKCYPTISSIDYRIDLAIVMVPKQFVEDTIKELIAKKTQAIILITAGFKETGEAGADAEERILKIIHDSNARLVGPNCMGIINALSSVKMNATFVAEEPKEGTMAFCSQSGAIGAAVLNSLRETDIRFGQFISVGNKADVNENDLLEYWQNCKDVNVITYYLESFVDGEKFIKYFIDQKITKPVIVVKGGRTSSGIKAASSHTGALGSSDKVVDAVLNQFGIIRADDLNDMFNTVKGFEEFPAPKGNRVAVVTNAGGPAILTVDTLEKNNLVLADLSQETKLKLKEIVHPEGSVNNPVDLLPGGTAEQFKAVNEILVQDENVDSVISVFVEPIMVKALPVIEGINEIKSEKPIFQVVMPLPEFWQEYRVESKTKRALFRRPEDPAVVINNLLKYWGRRPDSNRVYPDEIIKDFNLLNKAGRFLTQSDVNDLCNHYHLPVVKNEMHSIDELNKREIHFPVVLKAVGEKIIHKTDLKGVVLNIKTKSELIKTCEKMIWDFSSRNIQLDSFLIQPFLTTKFELLVGAFRDSSFGPMIMFGSGGKYVEYLDDTVIRSAYLTENDIDQMLNSTKIGKIIQGVRGEESADINTIKSIIKNLAQMMINHKEIMEVDLNPLMITSENKIFAVDVRIKC; translated from the coding sequence ATGGATTCCGTTTTTGATCAATACTTCTACCCCGATACAATCTGCATCGTTGGTGCATCTTCAAAACCAAAAAGCCTCGGTTACGAATTGACCAAATCAGTAAAACAATACGGTTATACCGGCGATTTAGCTCTTGTAAATCCAAAGGCAGATGAAATTCTCGGCTTTAAATGTTATCCAACAATCAGTTCAATAGATTATAGAATTGATCTTGCAATTGTTATGGTGCCAAAGCAATTTGTCGAAGATACAATCAAAGAATTGATTGCTAAAAAAACTCAGGCTATTATACTGATCACTGCCGGATTTAAAGAAACAGGAGAAGCAGGGGCAGATGCAGAGGAAAGAATTTTAAAAATTATTCATGATTCTAATGCAAGATTGGTTGGACCAAATTGTATGGGGATTATTAATGCACTTTCTTCGGTTAAGATGAATGCAACTTTTGTAGCAGAAGAACCAAAGGAAGGAACAATGGCTTTCTGCTCACAAAGCGGTGCTATCGGTGCTGCTGTATTAAACTCATTACGCGAAACCGATATTCGTTTCGGACAATTTATCAGCGTTGGAAATAAAGCTGATGTAAACGAGAATGATCTGCTGGAGTACTGGCAGAATTGTAAAGATGTTAATGTTATCACCTACTATCTTGAAAGTTTTGTTGATGGTGAAAAGTTTATAAAATATTTTATTGATCAAAAGATCACAAAACCGGTTATTGTTGTAAAGGGAGGAAGAACATCAAGCGGTATTAAAGCTGCTTCGTCACATACGGGCGCTTTAGGAAGCAGTGATAAGGTAGTTGATGCAGTATTAAATCAGTTTGGAATTATTCGTGCTGATGATCTGAACGATATGTTCAATACTGTAAAAGGATTTGAAGAATTTCCGGCACCGAAAGGTAACCGTGTTGCGGTTGTAACAAATGCAGGCGGACCGGCAATTCTAACAGTTGATACTCTTGAAAAAAATAATCTCGTGTTGGCTGATCTTTCGCAGGAAACAAAATTAAAACTTAAAGAAATAGTTCATCCGGAAGGAAGCGTTAATAATCCCGTTGATCTTCTTCCAGGCGGAACAGCAGAACAGTTTAAAGCTGTAAATGAAATTCTTGTTCAGGATGAAAATGTTGATTCAGTTATTTCGGTCTTTGTAGAACCGATAATGGTTAAAGCTTTACCTGTAATCGAAGGAATTAACGAAATAAAATCAGAGAAACCAATATTTCAGGTTGTTATGCCGTTGCCAGAATTCTGGCAGGAGTACAGAGTTGAATCAAAAACCAAACGTGCATTGTTCCGGAGACCAGAAGACCCGGCGGTAGTTATTAATAATCTTCTGAAATACTGGGGAAGGAGACCGGACTCTAACAGGGTTTATCCTGATGAGATAATTAAAGATTTTAATCTGTTAAATAAAGCAGGACGGTTTCTTACTCAAAGCGATGTTAATGATTTGTGTAATCATTATCATCTGCCGGTTGTAAAAAATGAAATGCACAGCATTGATGAATTGAATAAAAGGGAAATACATTTTCCCGTAGTTCTTAAAGCTGTTGGTGAAAAGATTATCCATAAAACTGATTTGAAAGGGGTTGTGCTTAATATAAAAACCAAATCTGAGCTTATTAAAACTTGTGAAAAAATGATTTGGGATTTTAGCAGCAGAAACATACAGCTTGATTCATTTCTGATTCAGCCTTTTTTGACCACTAAGTTTGAATTATTAGTCGGGGCTTTCCGCGATTCAAGTTTTGGCCCGATGATTATGTTTGGTTCCGGCGGCAAATATGTAGAATATCTTGATGATACAGTTATTCGTTCTGCTTACTTAACAGAAAACGATATTGATCAAATGCTTAACTCAACAAAAATCGGAAAAATTATTCAAGGTGTCCGGGGTGAGGAATCTGCAGATATTAACACGATAAAATCTATTATCAAAAATCTTGCACAAATGATGATAAATCATAAAGAAATTATGGAGGTTGACTTAAATCCACTAATGATAACATCTGAAAACAAAATTTTTGCTGTTGATGTAAGAATTAAGTG